A single Anabas testudineus chromosome 10, fAnaTes1.2, whole genome shotgun sequence DNA region contains:
- the fgf24 gene encoding fibroblast growth factor 24 → MSLLPSRFIYLCLHFLVLYFQLQESQQSSADFRFYIENHTRNPDDLSRKQVRIYQLYSRTTGKHVQILGKKINANGDDGGKYALLVVETETFGSHVRIKGKESEHYICMNKKGKVVGRPDGRKQECVFIEEFLENNYTALVSAKYKGWYLGFNRTGQPKKGSRTTQRQQEVHFMKRQPMGRVDPLEEFRFTTVTKRTRRARRLKPNPKKN, encoded by the exons ATGTCTCTGCTGCCTTCGAGGTTCATATACCT gtgtttacattttctggtaCTCTATTTCCAGCTACAG GAATCCCAGCAGAGCTCTGCTGATTTCAGGTTTTACATTGAAAACCATACAAGGAACCCAGACGACCTGAGTCGGAAGCAGGTCCGGATCTACCAGCTGTACAGCAGAACCACAGGGAAGCACGTCCAAATTCTGGGGAAGAAAATCAACGCCAATGGAGATGATGGGGGCAAGTATG CTCTTCTTGTTGTTGAGACAGAGACCTTCGGGAGCCACGTTCgaataaaaggaaaagagagcGAACATTACATTTGCATGAATAAGAAGGGCAAAGTAGTCGGAAGG CCTGATGGAAGGAAGCAGGAGTGTGTTTTTATCGAGGAATTCCTAGAGAACAACTACACAGCTCTCGTGTCAGCCAAGTACAAAGGATGGTACCTTGGTTTCAACCGGACAGGGCAGCCCAAGAAAGGCTCGCGGACCACACAGAGGCAACAGGAAGTCCACTTCATGAAGCGGCAGCCAATGGGCAGGGTAGACCCACTGGAGGAGTTTCGGTTCACTACAGTGACTAAGCGGACACGAAGGGCTCGGCGATTAAAACCCAACCCCAAGAAGAACTGA